One segment of Scomber scombrus chromosome 3, fScoSco1.1, whole genome shotgun sequence DNA contains the following:
- the si:dkey-195m11.8 gene encoding fidgetin: MLSPVTPYSLSKMHWSPEHTAPLSQWPEQHLDVTSTTSPPTAHKHDPYATAARRSFAPAGYPWASDDISALTASSLLKRYAEKYSGLELSYERPTAGAYAEPGTFLKTESEPWALSQGIECYPGLEALTATKVGPASVGIPATGSVTVVSSNLASDPGYSIAGSCSAPSSQEYPPAYNSTYLSSGYCPQPGTALPPAPLHSLQAGPTLVPSYSASTPVYNYPPGCYPQTSLSSGYSHPSASYIQSGISAPTPLAPRPTMVGGSYSYPSHSLGANSEAGVPLKRKAFEMAEEGQEGAEVEGSRYRKYGNGHGNCHSKGHGNGHGNGYDMSSPASDPQAYKPGKPLMSPPYGGTGDYSPPPGLAGESVSGEHNFPQQQRMSMKIPASHTRSEDPTGGR, translated from the exons ATGCTCAGTCCTGTCACCCCATACA GTCTGTCAAAGATGCACTGGTCTCCGGAGCACACCGCCCCTTTATCTCAGTGGCCTGAGCAGCACCTGGATGTCACATCTACAACCTCACCCCCAACTGCCCACAAACATGACCCCTATGCAACAGCTGCTCGCCGCAGTTTTGCCCCTGCAGGTTACCCTTGGGCCAGTGATGACATATCAGCCCTCACTGCTTCTTCTCTGCTCAAACGCTATGCTGAGAAGTACTCAGGCCTGGAGCTGTCCTATGAACGCCCCACTGCAGGGGCCTACGCAGAACCAGGAACTTTTCTAAAAACTGAAAGTGAGCCCTGGGCTCTGAGTCAGGGAATAGAGTGTTACCCTGGACTGGAGGCATTAACTGCCACCAAGGTGGGCCCTGCATCTGTCGGCATCCCAGCTACAGGAAGTGTGACAGTAGTGAGCAGTAACTTGGCCTCTGATCCAGGCTACAGTATTGCTGGCTCCTGCAGTGCCCCATCATCTCAGGAATATCCTCCTGCCTACAACAGCACCTACCTGTCCTCAGGATACTGCCCTCAGCCTGGCACAGCACTTCCCCCTGCCCCTCTACACTCTTTGCAGGCCGGACCCACTCTAGTGCCCAGCTATAGCGCCAGCACTCCTGTCTACAACTACCCTCCAGGGTGCTACCCTCAAACCAGCCTGTCCTCTGGATACAGCCACCCCAGTGCCTCCTACATACAATCTGGGATTAGTGCCCCTACTCCGCTGGCTCCTAGGCCCACTATGGTGGGGGGCAGTTACAGCTACCCATCTCACAGCCTTGGAGCGAACTCCGAAGCAGGGGTGCCACTGAAACGCAAAGCCTTTGAGATGGCAGAGGAAGGTCAAGAGGGAGCCGAGGTGGAGGGATCACGCTACAGAAAGTATGGTAATGGCCATGGAAACTGTCATAGCAAAGGTCATGGCAATGGGCACGGCAATGGCTACGATATGAGCAGCCCAGCCTCAGACCCGCAGGCGTACAAACCTGGAAAGCCCCTAATGTCGCCCCCTTATGGCGGAACAGGGGACTACAGCCCACCACCAGGCCTAGCAGGAGAAAGCGTTTCAGGGGAGCACAACTTTCCTCAGCAGCAGAGAATGTCTATGAAGATACCTGCATCGCACACAAGATCTGAGGACCCCACTGGAGGGCGCTGA